Proteins encoded in a region of the Flammeovirga yaeyamensis genome:
- a CDS encoding AAA family ATPase, producing the protein MNTKNITWEIPSVQISYPLDWNKIESEFEWLSTLKTIPQDPIWHQEGDVYTHTKMVVETLLNFNDFKALSPNEQYILFLSALFHDIEKRSTTTTEIIDGVERIVSPNHAKKGAQTVRSLLFEKYNTPFKIREHISNLVRLHGLPLWAIDRDDPSKEVIKSSLVTNNKWLSMLARSDVLGRICDDKEDILYKISLFDELSKEQNCWDKPYAFASNYGRFLYLNRSDIAPFYEPFEDLTFEVIVLSGLPGVGKDTHIKKNYNDFPMVSLDEIRRENQFDPTNAKHNGKVIQMGKEEAKVLLRKKVSFVFNATNLTLDLRLKWIRLFLDYKAKVKIVYIEKPLKEIFLQNQQRQWVVPEQVISKLSKKIDIPQYHEAHEIEFITQ; encoded by the coding sequence ATGAATACTAAAAATATCACATGGGAAATTCCTTCTGTTCAAATTTCTTATCCATTAGATTGGAATAAAATAGAATCTGAATTTGAATGGTTATCCACATTAAAAACAATTCCTCAAGATCCTATTTGGCATCAAGAAGGTGATGTTTATACGCACACCAAAATGGTGGTGGAAACTTTACTTAATTTTAATGATTTTAAGGCCTTATCACCCAACGAACAATATATTTTGTTTCTATCCGCCTTATTTCATGATATTGAAAAACGATCGACTACCACCACCGAAATAATAGACGGTGTAGAGAGAATCGTTTCTCCAAATCATGCTAAAAAAGGAGCACAAACAGTGAGATCACTACTTTTTGAAAAGTACAATACTCCTTTCAAAATAAGGGAACATATTTCCAATTTAGTCCGATTACATGGTTTACCTCTTTGGGCGATTGATAGAGATGATCCTTCAAAAGAAGTCATCAAATCGAGTTTGGTTACCAATAACAAGTGGTTAAGCATGCTGGCTAGATCAGATGTATTGGGTCGAATTTGTGATGACAAAGAAGATATTCTCTACAAGATTTCTTTATTTGATGAACTGTCTAAAGAACAAAACTGTTGGGACAAACCTTATGCTTTTGCTTCAAATTATGGTCGATTCCTCTATCTCAATCGATCGGATATCGCTCCATTCTATGAACCTTTTGAGGATTTAACTTTTGAAGTGATTGTTTTATCAGGCTTACCAGGAGTAGGAAAAGATACTCACATCAAGAAGAATTATAATGACTTTCCAATGGTATCTTTAGATGAGATTAGAAGAGAAAATCAATTTGATCCTACGAATGCTAAACACAATGGCAAAGTGATTCAAATGGGTAAAGAAGAAGCAAAAGTCTTGTTAAGAAAAAAAGTTTCATTTGTCTTCAATGCGACAAACCTCACATTAGATCTTCGACTAAAATGGATTCGTCTCTTTTTGGACTATAAAGCCAAAGTAAAAATAGTCTATATTGAAAAGCCTTTAAAAGAGATCTTCCTTCAGAATCAACAAAGACAGTGGGTGGTACCTGAGCAAGTCATTTCTAAGCTCAGTAAAAAAATAGATATTCCTCAATACCATGAGGCACACGAAATAGAATTTATAACACAATAA
- a CDS encoding RNA ligase family protein: protein MTFSKKYNRSLHAYSSKGTTSDDRFMPKGYVQAFSSLDRLVLTEKLDGQNNCLSKLGVFARSHAAPSQLPWDKPLLDRWQLIKNQLKGLEVFGENMYGIHSIGYKKLESFFYVFAIRENDRWLSWEEVKFYAALLDFPTVPEINIKKSLSEFLSNSKNDEEALQNWLTFQLGYPWEEYIQTEGQLGGYDVHTDLPCCEGFVIRNADEFPTNSGLVSVCENEFSDLFKLVRANHVKTDEHWVKHWKPAKLTNYHTYQWHAYEY, encoded by the coding sequence ATGACTTTTTCAAAAAAGTACAACAGGAGTCTGCACGCTTATAGTAGTAAAGGCACGACCTCCGACGATCGCTTTATGCCTAAAGGATATGTTCAAGCATTTTCTTCTTTAGATCGACTTGTCCTCACCGAAAAGCTAGACGGACAAAATAACTGTCTAAGTAAATTGGGAGTATTTGCACGATCACATGCCGCTCCATCTCAATTACCCTGGGATAAACCTTTATTGGATCGATGGCAATTGATCAAAAATCAGCTAAAAGGCTTAGAAGTCTTTGGTGAGAATATGTACGGCATCCATTCCATTGGGTATAAAAAATTAGAATCCTTCTTCTATGTATTTGCCATTAGAGAAAACGATCGATGGCTTTCATGGGAGGAAGTTAAGTTTTATGCAGCATTACTAGATTTTCCCACAGTTCCAGAAATCAATATCAAAAAATCGCTCTCTGAATTTCTATCAAATAGTAAAAATGATGAGGAAGCACTACAAAATTGGTTGACTTTTCAATTAGGATATCCATGGGAAGAATATATTCAAACAGAAGGACAATTAGGTGGATACGATGTTCACACTGATCTTCCTTGTTGTGAGGGTTTTGTCATCAGAAATGCAGATGAGTTTCCTACTAATTCGGGATTAGTTTCTGTTTGTGAAAATGAGTTTAGTGACTTGTTCAAACTAGTCAGAGCCAATCATGTGAAAACGGATGAACATTGGGTGAAGCATTGGAAACCTGCAAAACTTACTAATTATCACACTTATCAATGGCACGCATATGAATACTAA
- a CDS encoding NAD(P)-dependent oxidoreductase: MTKILVIDKVHDSIFKMFDEAGIEYSYQPDIKADEVPNAIPPFDGLILRSKMKVGVDLLELAPQLKFIARAGAGVDEIDENYLERRQITLLNAPEGNMDAVGEHTIAMLLCLMNYLHIGNYEVRQKLWQREENRGHELSTRTVGIIGYGHMGQAFAKRLIGFGCKVLAYDNGKTNYGDEYAQEATLEEIQAQSDVLSFHIPLNDHNKHLVSKDYLGGFKKPIYLLNLARGEVIPFSTIEWGLDNNKIIAAGLDVLENEKLHTLTDEQNRIFQKLANDDRVIFTPHVGGWSFESYEKISIVLGRKIINLLNK; this comes from the coding sequence ATGACCAAAATTTTAGTTATCGATAAAGTACATGATTCCATCTTCAAAATGTTTGATGAAGCAGGTATAGAATATTCTTATCAACCCGATATCAAGGCGGATGAGGTACCCAATGCTATTCCTCCTTTTGATGGCCTAATCTTAAGAAGTAAGATGAAAGTAGGTGTTGATTTATTAGAATTAGCTCCCCAATTAAAGTTCATAGCTAGAGCCGGTGCCGGTGTAGACGAAATTGATGAAAACTATCTAGAACGTAGACAAATTACTTTACTGAATGCTCCAGAAGGAAATATGGATGCAGTGGGTGAACATACCATCGCTATGTTACTTTGCCTGATGAATTACCTCCACATTGGTAATTACGAGGTAAGACAAAAACTATGGCAACGTGAAGAAAATCGTGGGCATGAGTTATCCACAAGAACTGTTGGTATTATTGGTTACGGTCATATGGGACAAGCTTTTGCCAAACGTCTTATTGGATTTGGCTGCAAAGTATTGGCCTATGATAACGGTAAAACCAACTATGGAGATGAATATGCTCAAGAAGCCACTCTTGAAGAAATTCAAGCACAATCGGATGTTTTGAGTTTCCATATTCCTCTAAATGATCATAACAAACACCTTGTTTCTAAAGATTATTTAGGTGGTTTCAAAAAGCCGATTTACTTACTTAACCTTGCAAGAGGTGAAGTGATACCTTTCTCTACTATAGAATGGGGATTAGACAACAATAAAATTATAGCCGCAGGATTAGACGTATTGGAAAATGAAAAACTCCATACACTAACGGATGAGCAAAACAGAATCTTCCAAAAATTAGCCAACGACGACCGTGTTATTTTCACTCCTCATGTAGGTGGATGGTCGTTTGAATCGTATGAGAAGATTAGTATTGTGCTTGGGCGGAAGATTATCAACTTATTAAATAAGTAA
- a CDS encoding glycoside hydrolase family 31 protein, which yields MRHTISTSFFPTSRNLFFFVFFLYTSLCFGQRKYEGYTMDGQNLVLQVNDGKVVLRPFQPFILETQFYPKGTETLPLSEAVILAPSKLMPEVKEKDNIIYFNLPDGIRAEVSKAPFQISYYLKKELLLRESDGYFDADTLKGFKFEIQEGEALYGGGERALPLDRRGYRLPLYNRAAYSNEEFAPQMNFGMPLMISSRKYALLYDNAPIGFIDVGNTNEEELAFETIGGRSSYVVVAGKDYPDMLNHLTNLTGKQPLPPLWMFGNFSSRFGYHSQEEVLSTIQKFREKEVPVDAIILDLYWFGPDVKGDMGTLDWYKPNFPNPDQMIKTLKDQDVKTILITEPFITTTSKKWEEAKNKKVLGTDHLGKPFVYEFFFGETGLVDVFKPEAAQWFWDIYKGLNNQGVAGWWGDLGEPEVHPSELHHVNGTADEVHNIYGHQWAKVIYDGYRKDFPDQRPFILMRSGYVGSQRYGMVPWSGDVSRTFGGLTPQPQISMTMGLSGVPYMHSDLGGFVNWDFTQEDVTELYIRWLQYGVFQPVYRPHAQEQIPSEVIHYDGEAFDIVKKYIEYRYKMLPYNYSLAYENSTTGMPLLRPLFLEEEENEELKNESLTYMWGDAYLVSPVTKKGGREQQLYLPEGKNWYHLWNGKKYEGGQNITVDAPLDELPVFVKGGSIIPLSTKPLQSTEDYTSEDITFQVWRDAEVDNHSITMYADDGKTFGNIEKGNYQLIDVLANYSKKGVDITLSKSGNYDGAPETRNITLEIHNVPTYPKSVGIDKKKMPAEECDMGYDQEKHILKIKIKWSGEQKRIIIRDGKLKK from the coding sequence ATGCGTCACACTATATCTACTAGCTTTTTTCCAACATCAAGGAATTTATTTTTTTTCGTTTTCTTCCTATATACATCACTTTGTTTTGGGCAAAGGAAATATGAAGGTTACACTATGGATGGACAGAATTTAGTCCTTCAAGTAAATGATGGAAAAGTGGTTCTTCGCCCTTTTCAACCTTTCATTTTAGAAACTCAATTTTACCCCAAGGGAACAGAAACATTACCACTTTCAGAGGCGGTTATTCTTGCACCAAGCAAATTGATGCCGGAGGTGAAAGAGAAAGACAACATCATTTATTTTAATCTACCGGATGGCATTCGAGCAGAAGTTTCGAAGGCTCCTTTTCAGATTTCTTATTACTTAAAAAAGGAACTTTTATTAAGAGAATCTGATGGCTATTTCGATGCAGATACATTAAAAGGATTCAAGTTCGAGATTCAGGAAGGAGAGGCTTTATATGGTGGAGGTGAACGTGCTTTACCTTTGGATAGAAGAGGTTATCGATTACCATTATACAATAGAGCGGCTTATTCTAATGAAGAGTTTGCTCCTCAGATGAACTTTGGAATGCCTCTGATGATTTCTTCTAGAAAATATGCTTTGCTTTATGATAATGCTCCTATTGGATTTATTGATGTAGGCAACACCAATGAAGAAGAATTGGCTTTCGAAACGATAGGAGGACGATCTTCTTATGTAGTTGTGGCAGGGAAAGATTATCCTGATATGCTGAATCACTTGACCAATTTGACCGGAAAGCAACCTTTACCTCCGCTATGGATGTTTGGTAATTTTTCTTCAAGGTTTGGTTATCATTCTCAAGAGGAAGTTTTATCCACCATTCAAAAGTTTAGAGAAAAAGAAGTTCCAGTGGATGCGATCATCTTAGATTTATATTGGTTTGGGCCGGATGTAAAAGGTGATATGGGAACATTGGATTGGTACAAGCCTAATTTTCCTAATCCAGATCAAATGATAAAAACATTGAAAGATCAGGATGTAAAAACCATATTAATTACAGAACCTTTTATTACCACAACTTCTAAAAAGTGGGAGGAAGCAAAGAATAAAAAAGTATTGGGTACAGATCATTTAGGAAAACCTTTTGTGTACGAATTCTTTTTTGGAGAAACGGGTTTGGTCGATGTCTTTAAACCCGAAGCTGCCCAATGGTTTTGGGATATATACAAAGGATTAAATAACCAAGGTGTTGCCGGTTGGTGGGGCGATTTAGGAGAACCTGAAGTGCATCCATCAGAGTTACATCATGTAAATGGAACTGCCGATGAAGTACATAATATTTATGGACATCAGTGGGCAAAAGTAATCTATGATGGTTACAGAAAAGATTTCCCAGATCAAAGACCATTTATTTTGATGCGTTCAGGATATGTTGGTTCTCAGCGATATGGTATGGTTCCATGGTCGGGAGATGTGAGCAGAACGTTCGGAGGATTGACTCCTCAACCACAAATTAGCATGACGATGGGATTGAGTGGTGTACCATATATGCACTCCGATTTAGGAGGTTTTGTGAATTGGGATTTCACTCAAGAGGATGTAACAGAATTGTATATCAGATGGTTGCAGTATGGAGTGTTCCAGCCTGTTTATCGTCCTCATGCACAAGAACAAATTCCTTCGGAGGTAATTCATTATGATGGCGAGGCTTTTGATATCGTCAAGAAATACATTGAGTACCGATATAAAATGTTGCCTTACAATTATAGTTTGGCTTATGAGAACAGCACAACAGGTATGCCTTTATTACGTCCTTTATTCTTAGAAGAAGAGGAGAACGAAGAGTTAAAAAATGAGTCATTAACTTATATGTGGGGAGATGCTTACTTGGTATCGCCAGTGACAAAGAAGGGAGGAAGAGAACAGCAATTGTACTTACCTGAAGGAAAGAATTGGTACCACTTATGGAACGGTAAGAAATACGAAGGAGGGCAGAACATTACTGTAGATGCTCCTTTAGATGAGTTGCCTGTTTTTGTAAAAGGAGGGAGTATTATTCCATTATCGACAAAGCCACTTCAAAGTACAGAAGATTATACAAGCGAAGATATTACTTTTCAGGTTTGGAGAGATGCTGAGGTGGACAATCATAGTATCACCATGTACGCTGATGATGGAAAGACATTTGGAAACATTGAAAAGGGAAATTATCAGTTGATCGATGTATTGGCAAATTATTCCAAAAAAGGGGTGGATATCACCTTATCAAAATCGGGAAATTATGATGGTGCTCCTGAAACTAGAAACATCACTTTAGAAATTCATAATGTACCGACCTATCCTAAAAGTGTTGGTATCGATAAGAAAAAAATGCCAGCTGAAGAGTGTGATATGGGATACGATCAGGAGAAGCATATCCTTAAAATAAAAATCAAATGGTCGGGTGAACAGAAGAGAATTATTATTCGTGATGGAAAGTTAAAGAAGTAA